The Penaeus monodon isolate SGIC_2016 chromosome 17, NSTDA_Pmon_1, whole genome shotgun sequence genome contains the following window.
tatatatatatatatatatatatatatatatatatatatatatatatatatatatatatatatatatatatataggagagagagagagagaggagagagagagagagagagagagagagagagagagagagagagagagagaggagatagatagttagatagatatagatacatatatatgtaatatatatatatatgtgtatatattataatatatatatatatatatatatatatatatatatatatatatatatatatattatatatatatatatatatatatatatgatatatatatatatatatatatatatatatatatattatatatatatatattttacatatatatatatatatatatatatatatatatatgtgtgtgtgtgtgtgtgtgtgtgtgtgtgtgtgtgtgtgtgtgtgtgtgtgtgtgtgtgatgtgtgtgtgtgtgtgtgtgtgtgtgtgtgtgtgtatgtgtgtgtgtgtgtgtgtgtgtgtgtgtgtgtgtgtgtgtgtgtgtgtgtgtgtgtgtgtgcacccacgCATACACATTATACCCCGAGCTATATTTATTTCATGTTACAGAAATACGTATGCTAAAGCTATAACATGCATCAAttgatatattttacacacacgcacatgcacactttCAATCTACAATTTTGCAGTAATATTTGCAATGACTCGAGAATAAGAAAGAGTGAAGTTAAATTATGAAGAAAATACATTTATGAAGAAAATCCTACTCTTGAAGTAACAAAGGGTATTCTcgggtatgcacacacacacacacacacacacacacacacacacacacacacacacacacacacacacacacacacacacacacacacacacacacacatacgtacataattgCATATATGCATTTGCACTATTCCTTTAATATAGAGGACATTAATTTTGATAAAAGACATACTACACAGATAATGAAAcaggatttataatatatttcctgAATATACTTGATACCCAAGCATATTGCCTACGAACATACGAGTATACAAAATTCTCCTCCTGTCCTCACAACGCAAAATCAACGAAACAGGAATAAAGTACATTTGACAAACATATCTTTCGCCTCGTCATCCGCTTATCTGTCCTTGCTCATTCTTCCTTGTTTATCCACCTGCGTTCTCTTGTGCTTCTCCTCCACGAAAATGATGGGGACGATACTCAGGGACACGCTGGATACAAGCGCGTAGCTCACCCACACGTATCCTGGAAACGGTATTGTTGTTGTATCGGCGAAATGCTAGTTAatcgtgtatatgtaaatatatgtaaatatatatatatatatatatatatatatatatatatatatatatatatatatatatatatatatgtgtgtgtgtgtgtgtgtgtgtgtgtgtgtgtgtataagatgtggataattccatttctgttacaggatgtggataattctatttctattaccagtggaccacgtggctgttttccacgtggatccaaatgtcccaaataagaaccacccgctcagcgagggcggaggtcacatttatatctgacctcgtttgacgagTTTCGGTGAAGCACGACGCGTAGGGTCACACTCACTCCTCCCTCCGGGTAAGTTTCGTGCCAGCTACCGACGGTGAGGTTAACCTTCAGCCTACCTCCGGGAATTCGTGTCAAGCGACAGCCGGTAGTCAGCTCAcaccctctctccgggcagctgaacCGAGCCCCACGCGcgctttgaccctttagacaatcGTAGCGTACGTAACGTGTGttcaccctttacgtgtgtttgcgtccctgtcagccacttactagagtacgcatacttTTACAACTGTGGCAGCAGCAATATAAGATGGGATAATTCATTTCTGTTACAGATGGGATAATTCCTATTTCTatacagtggaccacgtggctgtctCACGTCAATCCGACAGGATGAGTCAAATGTCCCAAAAAACCACTCCGCTCAGTCGAGGCGAGGTCCTTATATTCTGACCTCGTTTTGACCGGAGTTCGttaagcaccgacgcggtagtcccttcgcctccctccggaGTGAGTCGTAGCAGCTCCAGCGCACAGTCAGCCCGCCCTCTCTCCGGTCAGCTGACCGTGACTCCCGCGGCCCGATAGACGTATAACTAAACATTctgtttatactgcgtggtgtcactCTGCGAAATTAAGAGTCAAGCGCTGTTACAGTAAACTACTTGTTCACACATTGTACTAAgtatgatagccttttacagtgtgtgtgtgtgtgtgtgtgtggtgtgtgttgttgtgtgtgttgtgtgtgtgtgtgtgtgtgtgtgtgtgtgtgtgtgtgtgtataaatatatatgtgtgtatatatgtgcatagatatatatatacatacacatatatacatacatacatacatacatacatatatgcatgtatgtatgtatgtgtacacacacacacacacaaaatatatatatttatatatatatatatatatatatatatatatatatatatatatatatatatatatatatgtattatatgtatatacacacacatggacacacacacacacacacacacacacacacacaaacacacacacacacacacacacacacacacacaatatatattatattatatatatatatatatatatatatatatatatatatatataatacatatacacacatacatatacatacatacatacatacatacatatatatatatacatatacatatgtatatgtatatatatatatatatatatatatatatatatatatatatatatatatatatatatgttattatggtgttggtgtgtgtgtgtgtgtgtgtgtgtgtgtgtgtgtgtgtgtgtgcatgtatgtaaatgtatgcgtgcgttcgtgcacgcatgtatgtgtgtgtctgtacacgcgTACCAACGCCTATACTCACCAACATCGGGaatgaggaacaggagaagaaacACGAGAGAGACAaacgagaagaaggaggtggCGATCGCCCCCATGACGCCCTCGGGAATGGGGTAGGACAGCTCGAAGCACAGCTGCAGCAGGAGGGGAACCGAAGAGAACTGGAGGGACACGGCCGCGATCACCGAGATGTATACTTGGGCTGTGGGCGTAGAGGGAGGAACGGCGGTTTAGAGGCTGCTGAGCTGCAGTGAACGCGTCTGTTTCGGTGGGGGATAGGTATTCGGTAAttatggggatggggatgagtatgaggataaggatgaggataaggatgaggatgaggatgaggatgacgaggatgaggaggataaggatgaggaggatgaggataggaGAGGATGATATATAGGATAGACGATGAGGataagatgatgaggaggaaggaggaggataggatgagatgagaggaggaggataaggatgaggaggaggaaggataaggatgaggaggatgaggataaggatgaggatgagatgagataagatgaggagagaggaggagggatgaaggatgaggaggatgaggatgataggtgatgaggatgaggatgaggatgacaggaggagatgggaagaagaTGTGAAGATGATAAGTGGAGGATGGGATAATGAGGAAGTATAATGAAAGATAAGATAGCGGAGATGGataagatgagatgagatgagataaggatgaggaggatgggaatagagggaggataaggatgaggagttATAAGATAATATAGGATGAGAAGGATAGGAGATAGATAATGAGAGGATAAGATACAGGATGGTAGGAGGAGAGATAATAGGGAGGAAAAGTTGAGGAGCAAGATAggcataataatgaaagataggatgatgataatagagatgagGATAAGGCTAGATGAGTAGGATGAGTAAgataggatgataatagtaataatgaggaaagatagaggaaatAGATAGGAGGATAGGTAATAGATGAgataggatgaggaggaggagtaatgaggataataaggatgagagtgaataatgaggataataggataggatgagatagatagtaaatggaggataggatagataggagtatagataagagatagatgagGAGGATACGAGGAAagtgatgaggaggatgaagtaAGATAGAGTATAGATACGATGAGAAGATAGGATAGAGGTAGAAGGAAGGACTAGGATCAGGATCAAACAAGACGAGGATAAGATGATGAGATATAAgattgaggaggatgaggataaggatgaggagatgagataggatgtatgatattatataggtAGGAGAGGAGGTAGGATATATGATAAGGATGGATAGGATATGAGTATGAGGATAGGATAGGAGATGAGGATAGTGAGGTGAGATAGGATGAGGAGTAGAGGATAATGTATGTAGGAGGATAGGATTAATGAATGATGGATGAGGTGAAGTGAATAGGATGAGGAGGTGAGGATAAggtatgaggatgaggatgattgtGATAAGTGTAGAGGTAGTATAATAAGTATGAGGATGacgaataaagataatgaagtgaaaagagatagatagatatggaatagatgaggaagagggtaaggataaggagatgatgatatgtataggatgaatgatgataaggatgagaatGAAAGATAAGATTAGGAAAGGATAAACGAGAGCTGATGAGAATAAGATGAGGAGATAgataaggagaatgaagaaggggggtgggataAGTGGATGAGATAAGATGAGGATATGGAAGAGATAGATGAgaatataatgagaatgattgaAAAGATGAGAATGAATAGatataagaaagaagagataaaataagaatggaaaagattaagagataaataatataataagaattaagaaaatatatataatgaataatgatgataataattatgataataataatataataataatataataataataaaaataataataaaaaaatataatacaaatgaaaataataagatagtataataaaaaacacaaagaaaaaaaaacaaaacaaaaaagaaataaaaacaaataacaaaaaaaaacaccaaaataaatacaaaacataaacaccaaaaaacataacaaaaaaaaacagaaaaacatataatataaaaataatatgatataatattaataatataatatataaatataaataaatgtgttatatataatataataataataatataatataatataatataataataataaattataaaataataataaaataaaatataattaataataattaaatctaAACTGAAaaatagctataaaaaaaaaaataatatataacaataaaaaaacactatcacacaaaacaaaaaaaaaaaaaaaaaacccaaccaaaaaaaaaaaaaaaaaaaaaaaaaaaaaaaaaaatatataatatatatatatatatatatatattatatatatgtatatatatatgtatatatatgtatatatatatgtgtgtgtgtgtgtgtgtgtgtgtgtgtgtgtgtgtgtgtgtgtgtgtgtgtgtgtgtgtgtgtggtgtgtgtgtgtgtgtgtgtgtgtgtgtgtgtgtgtgtgtgtgtgtgtatacttatacatatattgtgtgtgtatgtgtgtgtatatatatacatatatatatattatatatatatatatatatatatatatatatatatatatatatatgtataaacattatataatatatatgaaatatatatatatatatatatatataatatatatatatatatatatatattatataatatatatatatgtataaatatatatatatatatatatatatatatatatatatatatatatatatacacacacacacacacacacacattattactaACCCAAAGTGGCCTCGATGACCCcggtggagaggaagaagaaccaGAGGAAGAAGCTGAAGGAGGCCGCCAGGAGGCCGATGACAGTGACCTTGAGGTGCCCGTAGACCCTGTCGGTCAATCTCGCGGCGATGAAGGCGGTGACGCTGGCGCTGAGGGCGGCCGAGATCGCCACGCCCATCGATTCCTCCTGAGGCAGTTAGCAAACACTTCAACGTATACCAAGTCTTATGTtactaaatataaacatttatggaAAGAAAAGGTGTTGGAAGCAGTCATACAATGATGTGAAATATGTCGAAAGGTAGTTCGTAATTTTATTGTGATTTGTGATACGTTTACACTCTATCTGACTATGTGAAACACTTAAAAAAGGTTCACAGTGAAAAAACAACAGCTTTCAAAACAAGAAATCGAACTTTGAGCAAGGGATTTGCAGCTAGTAAAGTAAGCTTAAAGAATTTACTCCATCTGTATTAATAACTATTTGAGAGACATCTTAGTACTTACTGGTAGTCCAGTCCAAATGTAAGCAATATACAACATCATTTGTTTAAACAGAAATCCAACTATCGGCTGTAGTTCGAGGTGAATTTCGGTTAAAATGTGATTAAACTCGTGCATCGACATCCGGTGTCGAGCTTTATCTGGTCGATGATGTTATTGTTTGCTCATAAtccacaataaaatattaaagatttCACACATTCAGAGTTTATGTGTACTGACTGAAAAATTCCGAACTATTGCCGGAAATATCACGGACAATCGATATTTTCTTAGCTATGAGATACGTCCATCTGCAAATTTCCAAAAAGAAACGGAGCTGTTCGTTGATACAAAACGACCAACAACCTTAGTCAAGCTGATGATTATCAGGGCTACATCAGATTccataaaaaagtaaagttaTCGGACCATGAGTAACTCTCCAGGAAACTAcccttttcttcgtctccttctgtaCAGTATTTGGatgatatatattgaatatcGTAAGTTACAGTGTAAAGTTTACCATTACGTATATTGAAATACTCCTTTTAACGTAATCTCAGACTATGGACTATGGAATGGACGGTAGAAACCCATTGCTACAAGTGGCAAGTGCAAACGCACCTTAAAGTTTGCAGATTTCAAAAGAGGAGAATTATAAGCCACTTGCCCATTGCATTAACGTAGGTGCAACAGACAGGTGTGATGATCAGCCCCTCTTACCTGATGGATACCGATTTCCAACAAGGAGTAAGTCATGAATCCCAGCCAGTTCCCGACCACGCCGAAGGACACCCCATAAGCAACCACTAAGCAGATTAATTGATGATTGCTGAAAAGAGGAtatcaccaatattataaccatgatTGTGTTTCTTAGTAATATTGCTATTACCAcctttctgatattattattttctacattattcctgttgttattaGCACGAATGCCGTGAATATAATTGTTACCCATCAGCATAATCAGTacggtataatcattattatagttccTGCCTTTATTACCCACTGACCACCCAGTCTGCCTCACCTGAGAAAGTCCTTGAGACTCTTCCGAaagtcctccctctcctcctccgacgaaggggagggcggggagggcgggCCGGCGGGGAAGTAGAGCAGCACGCACACGAACAGAAGGAAACTCATGCCGAAATCTGAGCGAAGTGGTAAAGAGGCTGTCTGTTGCCCTTAGCGAGACGAGAAAGGATTTGATTATATAGTCAGTAACAACATCCAGGGATTGTTCTGGGCGTCAGGCAATCCGCCTCGATTCAGTTGCATGATGAGAAGAGTTTGGTGGCTAAGGAAACCGAGGTGGCCTTAATCACGAATCCTAAACCCACAAGGCCGTTCCCTTGAAGAACTTTACTCACGGATATACATAAGAATCGCGATGTCTTTGCGGATATCCTCCTGCAGGACGTCCTCCCCGGGCGCCCTCACCACGAGTGGGCTGATGTACATAGTTACTCCTCCAAGCTGGTTCATCAaaagggcaacagcttgctcggCGAGAGAGGAAATCATTAGCAAGgcaattttttttactggtatatgtatgtgtatacatacgcatgtatgtatacgcgcgcgcgcgcgcgcgcgcgtgtgtgtgtgtgtgtgtgtgtgtgtgtgtgtgtgtgtgtgtgtgtgtgtgtgtgtgtgtgtgtgtatatatatatatatatatatacacacacacacatatataaaatatatatatatatatatatatatatatatatatatatatatatatatatgacctaatcagaaacatggactacaactaaattactggagaggaaactaataagtgcccagagagagatgaagaggtacTTGGACCTAGCCTAAGAGATCgcatgagggcgacgtggatcagggaacagacaaaagtggaaaatatacttgggagatcaaaaagaaaaaatggcaatgagcaggccaTATATGTCGAAGGCAGGACggtagatggacaaagaaagtaacagactgggctatagataaaaaaaaaaggccgagggccagaccagtgacaaaatggcgtgacgaaataacgaaatttgggggccaagactggaaacaaaaaaacgcaagacagacaaaattggaaaaggctgggagaggcctacgtcctgcagatgattgattcaggctgctgctgatgattaagtatcatgctgtgaccacggcggctcaaatatgaacctaccgttaaaaaaatatatatatgcatacatatatacatatgtatatgtgtgtattatatctatctatctatcgatttatatatatatatatatatatatatatatatatatatatatatatatatatatatatatatatatatatatatatatatatatatggtattttttcCATACTTAGCAGTTATGAAATGGGTAAAGAAATATTTCGAAAAACAGATTCACATCAATATCAAAGGCATGTGTGCAACATAACCAGAATATGAACTAAGAAAGAGACGATCAAACACACCTACTGCCGTTGTACCTTCGCCCGGAGAGAACCAGGCGGAGACGACAGCGCCGACCTGCGGCAGAAGGATGCAGCAGGAGAATCCTAGCATGATGAATCCGACATGGCAGAGTCTGCAGGATGTGCAAGAAAGGCTTTTGTAGTGATTTATGGAAGTCCAAATCCAGCACACAACTAACTCAAGGACCTTTGGGTttcatgaaaaaagtaaatatataacaaaatataattaattattcgcACATTTGAACAGAAACAGATCCGCGAGTTACCTCATATACCCTGCCTTTTTACAAAACTAATAAACGAAAAACTCACACGGTGAACGTAAGATCATCGACCGGAAGGCACCGTATGAGCATCCCCGCCGACAGCAGACCAGCGCTGACGAGGACCCCTTTACGCAGACCTGAAGGGTGATGGAGATGCATAATGACAGTGAGTATGAAAATGCAATGATGCATATAGACACTCTGCTGTTAGTGATGGTAATTgatcatatatgtttattaattaaaacatattgatgataacattgaAGTATAACACAATACCTAATAACAGGATATAAACAGAagtagcatgttttttttttcttatcccaaaAGCAAATGAACATCCGTATATCTTACCTATACGCTGTACTAAGCTGCTCAAAGGAAGCATGAACAGGATCCCGATGAGGGGAGGCCAGTTGCTGAAGGAGGCGGCGGTGTTCGGGCCCCAGCCAGGGAAGGCGACCAGGGCGGACTCCACGATGGGACCCCAAGTGCCCCACACAGTCAACTTCAAGAGATATTTAGGATTCGATAAGAGAATagaatgtagagatagatagatagaaagatagataaagagatacatgtatatatatgtatatatatatatatatatatatatatatatatatatatatatatatatatatatatatatatatatatatatatatatatgttgtgtgtgtgtgtgtgtgtatgtgtgtgtgtatgtgtgtgtgtatgtgtgtggtgtgtgtgtgcgtgtgtgtgtgtgggtgtgtgtgtgtgtcgaaggccaccatcagttgaTGTCAACTATTACATTATTGTCTCTACACtcccgctggtgccaaaccgtatcggtctatgccgttcctttggatccatcagctgcatggagagagggagcctgctgcatgggcaacagcttgctcctcacattctttcgcccaggcactgactctaccttctttctgtgaaggtgaCCTTTCTCCCACCGTTGGAGATGACACTCCAATGACACTACACAGCAGCGACACAACACAGAGAGTGAAATTTACCAGTTATAGGCTACAATGCTCgattgtagcaaaaaaaaaaaaaaaaaaaaaaaaaaaaaaaaaaaaaaaaaaaaaaaatatatatatatatatatatatatatatatatatatatatatatatatatatatgtgtgtgtgtgtgtgtgtgtgtgtgtgtgtgtgtgtgtgtgtattatttcgcCCGGCCATtgactctattattattattattatcattattattattattattattattattattattgttattattattattatcattattattattattatcattgttgttattatcttcattactgctgttattattatcattataattattattattattatcataaccatgatcattattataattatcattatgaatatccttattattattaccattatcatcataatcactattattaatgataataataatcattattattat
Protein-coding sequences here:
- the LOC119583496 gene encoding solute carrier family 49 member 4 homolog yields the protein MSDGVERIPSVDLEISSRRKEASSGAPTRDEFGEKGRNAKKTEVVLDGGRLQAESAKKLAAVKAFGTGSDVSEMGDEYRSYKARFWVLAIFSLISLVQLTVWGTWGPIVESALVAFPGWGPNTAASFSNWPPLIGILFMLPLSSLVQRIGLRKGVLVSAGLLSAGMLIRCLPVDDLTFTVLCHVGFIMLGFSCCILLPQVGAVVSAWFSPGEGTTAVAVALLMNQLGGVTMYISPLVVRAPGEDVLQEDIRKDIAILMYIHFGMSFLLFVCVLLYFPAGPPSPPSPSSEEEREDFRKSLKDFLSNHQLICLVVAYGVSFGVVGNWLGFMTYSLLEIGIHQEESMGVAISAALSASVTAFIAARLTDRVYGHLKVTVIGLLAASFSFFLWFFFLSTGVIEATLAQVYISVIAAVSLQFSSVPLLLQLCFELSYPIPEGVMGAIATSFFSFVSLVFLLLFLIPDVGYVWVSYALVSSVSLSIVPIIFVEEKHKRTQVDKQGRMSKDR